AGCTCAGCTTGCAGCGCGACGTGCTGGAAACCCTGGCTGAGCTGGCCGCCGACCAGCAGAACTTTGCCGCTGCCTACCGCCGCCGCCAGCAGGCCGGCCGCCTCACCGACAGCCTCACTCGGGCCAGCAACGCCAAAACGGTGCAGGACTTGCAGTTCCGCTACGAAACCGAGCGGAAGGAAGCCCAGATTCGGGCCTTGGCCCAGGAGGCGCGCAGCCGGCGCTGGCAGGTGGTGCTGTGGTCGGGGGTGGCGGTGCTGGGGCTGGTGGCGGCCGCGCTACTCTACCGCTCGAAGCGGCTGCAAAACAAGGTGTTCCGGCAGCGGGAGCAGCTGCTGGAGCAGCAGCGGGAGCAGAGCGAGGCCCGCCGGCAGCTGCAAGAAGCGGCCCGCGCGGCACTCCAGCTGCAGCTCGACTCCAACCAGCGGGAGCTGGCCAGCGCCACGCTCTACGCCCAGCAGAAAACCAAGCTGCTCGAAGACCTCACCGCCCGCCTCGAAGCCCTGGCCCGGCGGGTACCCGAGCCCCAGCGCGAGCCGGTGGCCGACATGAAAAAAGCCATCCGCCAGCACCTGCAAGTCGGCGACGACTGGGAGAAAGTGACCCTGCATTTCGAGAAGATTCACCCGCAGTTTTTCGAGCAGCTCCGCCAGCAGCACCCCAGCCTCACCCCCAACGACCTGAAGCAGTGCGCCTACCTCAAGCTCAACCTCACCAATAAAGACATTGCCAACCTGCTCAACATCGAGCCCAACAGCGTGAAGATTGCCCACTACCGCATCAAGAAGAAGCTGGGCCTGCCCGAGGAAAGCAACTTGCGGGACTATATTCTATCTGTCTGATAGGCAGAAGTATACGTATGATGTAAACCGCTTGTAACCGCCGGTTTTTTGCTGACTGAGCCTCGTGCCGTACATCTTTGAGCCACCTCGCCACCAGGCCGGGTGGCTCTTTTCTTAGAGCCTCTCTCCGAAGTTCTTTTCCAGTACGTCCTTTCCATGAAACGCCCCTCTCTCCACTTTGGCCTTCTGCTAGCCGCGCTGCTGGGCAGCGCCGGCGCCCACGCGCAAACCGTACTGTTTGCCGGCGGCAAATCCTTCCGCACCCACGAAAGCCCCTGCATTGCCATGTCCGCTGACGAAGGCAAAACCTGGAACCTCGTGTTTGAGGGGGCGCGCAAAAACATGGACAACCCATCCTGGGTAACGGGCCTGGCCTACGGGGGCGGCAAGCTGGTGGCCGTGACCAACTACGGCGTGGTGCTGACTTCCGCTGACAAAGGCAAAACCTGGACGGCGCAGGATGTGAAAACCCCGCTGCGGCTCAACAATGGGTTTAACGGCGTAGCCTACGGGGGCGGCATGTTCCTGGCCGCCGGCTCCGAAGATGCCCTGGCCTATTCCCTCGACGGCGTAACCTGGGACCGGCTGGGCAGCAACTGGCAAAGCGGCCAAGCTGGTGCCGCCAGCCAAGCCACCAACCAGGCCAAGGACGCGGCCCGCGCCAAGATAGGGGCCCTGGCTGGCGGCAAGCTGGGCGGCCTGGGCGCCGGCCTGGCCAAAGCCAAGGCCGCCACGCAAGCGGCAGGCGCCGCAGCTCCCGGTGCGCCCCAGTACCAGACCAACGTGGACCCCGGCGAGAAAACGATGTACACGCACACCTACGGCGTCGACTTCATCGACGGCAAGTTTTACCTCACCGGCAACTTCGGCCGGGTGGCCGTGTTCGTGCCCGAAAACGGCAAGCCCAAGCGCGTGAGCGTGGCCCACGTGAAGGAGCAGCTGACATCGGCCCTGCGCGACGCGGCCAGCAACGGCAAAGGCACCATCGTGGCCTTCGCCGACGGCATGATGAAGTCGGCTACTTCCACCGACGGCGGCCAGACCTGGGAGGAAAACTTCGACGCGCCCCAGCTGGTGGGCGGCGGCTACGGCAACGGCCGCTTCGTGGGCGTGAGCCGGTTCGGCGACGTGGCCACTTCCACCGACGGCAAAACCTGGAAATCGACCAACATCGGCGGCATCCGCGACGGAGGCTCCCTGGAAGATGCCGTGTATACCGGCAAAACCTGGGTGCTCTGTGGCGACGACAACTGCACCTGGTACTCCCCCGACGGCCAGAAGTGGACCCGCACCAACTCCGACAAGCTCTATCTGAAAAGAATAATAGCCGTCAAGTAGTCACCGCCTCCTATGTGACTAATCTTTTATGTAAGTATCCGATTGTGTGAGGTACTTATCCTGCCCGGTCCGGCAACGATGCGTCGTTGTGGGGCCGGGCATATTATATTCTCGCGGAGCTTAGCCGCCTTACTCCACGGCCAGCACGAGGCCTTTCAGGTACTCGCCTTCGGGGTGGAAGAGGCTCACGGGGTGGTCGGCGGGCTGGGTGAGGCGGTGCAGGATGCGGGCGGGGCGGCCGGCTTCGATGGCGGCGGCCAGCACGGCCCCTTCAAACAGCTCCATGCTTACCACCTGCGAACAGCTGAACGTGAACAGCAGCCCGCCCGGCGCAATCTGCCGGATGCCGGCCACGTTCAGGCGCTTGTAGCCCATCAGGGCATTGTGGCGGGCCGAGAGGTGCTTGGCAAAGGCCGGCGGGTCGAGCACGATAAGGTCGTACTGGTTGTGGCGGTCCTTCAGGAAGCTGAACACGTCCTGGGCGTAAGCCTCGTGCTTGCCGTCGAGGCCAGTCAGGGCGGCGTTGCGCTCCGTCAGCTCAATGGCCCGCTTGCTCGAATCGACGGAGTGCACCAGCTCGGCCCCGGCCCGGAGAGCGTAGGAGCTGAAGCCGCCGGTGTAGCAGAAGGTGTTGAGCACCCGCCGGCCCGGCGCGTAGCGGGCCAGCAGGCTGCGGTTGTCGCGCTGGTCGATGAAAAAGCCGGTTTTCTGCCCCGTTTCCCAGTCTACTACGAAGGGCGTACCGTTTTCGTGCACCACGTGCTCCTGCCCGCTGCTCTGCCCGAAGAGGTAGCCGTTCTGGGCGCCCGGCGCGGCTTTCTGCGGTACGGTTTCGGCGCTTTTGTCGTAGATGGCCCGCAGGCCGGGAATCACCTGCTGCAAGGCCTCGGCAATAAGCGGGCGGGCCCGGTACATGCCGGCGCTGTGGGCCTGCACCACGGCCGTATTGCCGTACACGTCGATGATGAGGCCGGGCAGCCCGTCGCCCTCGGCGTGAGCCAGGCGGTACACGTCGGTGGTGCCGGTGCCCGTCAGGCCCAGGCCCTGGCGCAGCTGGTAGGCGTTGCGGAGCCGCTCTTGCCAGAAAGCCGCCGTGGGCAGCTGGGCCGCGGGCCCGAAGTCGAGCATGCGCACGGCAATGGAGCCCGGCGCGTAGTGACCCACGCCCAGGGTCTCGCCGCCCGCGGCCAGCACCGTCACCACTTCGCCCTCCACCACCTCGCCCTGCAAGCGGGCAATGGCCCCCGAAAACACCCACGGATGCCGACGGCGCAGGGACTGGTCTTTTCCGGGTTTGAGCGTGACGGAGGCGGGCATGAGCGAGAGGGCTTAGCGACAGAAGCCGCAAAGGTAGACCACGGATTTCTCGGATTAGTCTGATGAAACGGATTTTGTGCCTGGCCCCCGCCGCCTACCCGAACGGGTCCAGCCAGGCCACCAGCACCGCCAGCGCCGACAAGCCCAGGAGGATAGCCCACACCGGCCCGCCCCAGATGAGCAGCCCCAGCAGGCTAATCGGCCCGACAATCAGGCCCAGCACCCCCAGCACGGTAGTGCCCAAACCTACTTCGACGGTGTTGCCGGGCCGAACCAACGCCCGGCGCGCGGCCAGCACCACCGGCCGCCTTGTGGCCCGCTGCCCCACTGCCCGCTGCCCGGCAGGCCGCGCCAGCTGCCGGGCCGCCACTGGCTCCTGCCGCAGTTGCCGACGTTTCGTCACCGGCTGAGCGGCCAGGGCCGGGCGGGTGGGTGGGGCAGCCGGTGCCGCGGCCAGGGCCGCCGGGGCGCGAGGTGCCGGGGCGGGCTGCTTCGGGTGGGCCGTTGCCGGTGGTGGCGCCGGGCGAAAACGATACGCTACCGTGTTGCGGTGGCAGCCCGAGGTGGCCACCGCTAGCAGCAGAATACCGCACAGCCACCAAGAAAGCAGCCGGGGTTGGTAAAGATGCTTGGGCATACGAAGAGCAACAGAATCAGAAAGTAATAACTGGTAGACGTGGGCAGTGTACGGCTTCGGCTCCATTTCCGCTACGCCAGCCGCGTACGGGCAAGGCAGGTAGCTGCCCCAGCATGGGCAAGGCGAACTAACGGATTGCCTTGAATGTGTGACAGCAGGCTAAGGTTGAAGCTGTTTATGCCGTCATGCTGAGCTTGCCGAAGCATCTCTACCGCTTCATTGCAGTCGTCAGAAGTTAGCCAGCGGTAGAGATGCTTCGACAAGCTCAGCATGACGTTCTATTTACTTCACCACATGCTGCCGCATTTCCCGCTCAATCAGCTCTTTGTAGGGGTAGAAATCCACCTGCATAGTGTGGCGGGGCGACTGGCTGTAGCGCCGGCGCAGGGCTTGCTTATCGGCCTCAATGCTGCGGAGCATGGCCTCGCGGGAGGGCAGGCGGCAGTGGCCCGTGAGCAGGCGCGCAATCCAGCGGGCCTGCACTTCGGCCAGGGGCATGATGGCGCCCAGCGGCTGCACAAAGGCCAGGAAATACAGGCCGGGATGGTCGGGATGCACCACGCGGCGGTACAGCTCCAGGTTGTTCTGCTCCTCCACGTTCAGAAACTCCTGGTCGAAAAACGGAAACGACACCTTGTAGCCGGTGGCGTACAGGAGCAGGTCGGCGGGCTCAGTGGTGCCATCCTCGAACAGAATCTGATGGCCCTGTAGCTCCCGGATGTTGGGCTTGAACTGAATCAGGCCCCGGCCGGCGAGGTTGAGCAAATCCTGCGACAGGGTGGGGTGCTCTTGCAGCAAGGGGCGTCGGGGCCGCGGCACGCCGTAGTTTTCCTGGTTGCCGTGGGCCAGCCACAGCGCCGCGCGCAGCACCAGGCGCTGCACACCCAGCGGCAGGCGGCTCACCAGCGGCGAGGCCAGCGAGTCGAACGGCCGGCCCCACAGCCAGTTGGGCAAAATGTAGGCCCCGCTCCGAGTGCTGACCGTGACGCGCCCCGTGTGGAGGCGGGCCGCTTCGCAGGCAATGTCCACGGCCGAGTTGCCGATGCCCACAATCACCAGGTTTCGGCCCTGAAGCTGGTCGGGGGTGCGGTAGTAGTGGGAATGCAGCACCTCGCCGCCGAAGTGGCCCGGAAACGGGGGCTCGGGGTAGCGCGGGCTCCAGTGGTGCCCATTAGCCACGATGACGGCCCGGTACTCCTGCTCGGCCGTGGCCCCGCTGCGGTGGCGGGTGGCTACGCGCCAGGTTCCGTCGGCGCCGGGCCGCACGCTGGTTACCTCCGTGTTGTAGGTAATGAGCTCGTCCACTCCAAAATGCCGGGCGTAGTCCTCGAAGTACCGGATAATGTGCGAGTGGTGCGGAAACATCGGGTAGCTCTCGGGCATGGGAAAGTCCGAGTAGCTCATGATGTGGCGGTTGGTGTTGATGTGCAGGGAGCGGTACGCCGACGACAGGCCGTTGTCGTTGTCGTAGCGCCAGTTGCCGCCCAGCGCGGAGCCCTTCTCGAAGCAGTCGAAGGCCAGGCTGGCTTCCTTGAGGGCTTTGGCCGCGGTGAGCCCCGAGGAGCCGGCGCCAATCAGGCAGATTTTCAGGGGGGAAGAACTCATGGCGAGAAGGTAGGAAATCAGAATTGGATGTTTAATAGCACTGTTTTGGGGTAGTAACTGCCGTCAGCTATCATATCACGCAATCAAGATAGAAATAAGACCGATTGGTTTATATTTGCTTGTCCTTCTTCGCTGCCATGCCTTCTAAAGCCGACAATACTAAGCAGATGATTGTTGAGAAAGCTGCCCCCTTGTTTAATACCAAGGGGTATGCAGGCACGTCAATGCGCGACATCTTGGCGGCCACGGGCCTGACTAAGGGAGGAGTGTATGGTAACTTTCCTGGTAAAGATGAAATAGCGGCGGCGGCCTTTGCGCACTCCTACGGGAAATTGCGGGCGGCCTTGTTACGGGCAGTGGCTTCACAGGCCACGGCACAAGGCCGGCTGGTGGCCGTACTGAAGTTTTACCGCAATTACACGGTGCAACCCGTAGTGGCCGGCGGTTGTCCCGTGATGAACGCGGCCGTTGAAACCGACGATGCCTACCCCGTGCTGCACCGGCAAGTACGTGCGGCGCTGGCTGAGCTGCTGGCCGGGCTGAGCCGTCTTTTCGCGCAGGGCATTACAGAGGAGGCGCTTCGGCCGGACCTCAACCCGGACCAGGAAGCAGAATATTTCTACGCCCAGATTCAGGGCGGCATCCTGCTCAGCCAGACCAGCGGCGACCCGCGCGTACTCAACCGGCTGCTGGACCGCCTCCGGGATTATCTGGAACGACAGCTGGTGCGCTGATTTTTTTTTGACATAAAAAAGACCGATAGGTTTATTTTCACTTCTTAACTCCTTGCGCGCACATGAACATCGTCATCTACCTCTATCACGGCATCACGGCGCTGGACGCGGTAGGGCCCTACGAAATTCTGAGTCGTCTGCCGCAGGCCAACGTCCAGTTCGTAGGCACCCAGAAGGGCGTCATCGTAACCGACACGCATTTTCTAAAGCTGGTGGCAGACTACGAACTGGCGGAAATAGACCGCGCCGACATTCTGGTGGTTCCGGGCTCTACCGTGGCTTTCGTCCGGGAAACTAAAAATCAGGCACTGCTGGCCTGGATTCAGCGCATTCACACCACAACCACCTGGACGACGAGCGTCTGTACCGGCTCGCTTATCCTGGGAGCGGCGGGACTGCTACGCGGCTTGCCAGCTACTTCGCACTGGGCCGCGCGCCCGCTGCTGGCCGAGTACGGAGCCGTGCCCACGGCGGCGCGCTACGTAATTGAGGGAAAGATTATTACGGCGGCCGGTGTTTCGGCCGGCCTGGATATGGCCCTGGGCCTGGTGGGGAAGCTCTGCGGCGCGGACCGAGCCCAAGCCCAGCAATTGCTGGTGGAATACGACCCGCAGCCGCCCTACCAGAGCGGCAACGCCGAGCGAGCCGCCGCCAACACGGTGGACTGGTCGCGTAGCTTGCTAGCCAAGGACGCCCGCAAAGACCTGACTCTGTGGGACGTGGTACGGCACGCGCAGGCGCTATTGAAACTGAAAAAAGCCCGCTAACCTGGCAATGGAAACGACCGAGCCCACTTCCAACCTGTTGCGGCTACCTCAGCAGCCACACGAGCTGCATAAGTACTATGCTGCCGCTTTCAACACGGGCGACGTAGAGCAGGTGTTGCGTCTGTTTGAACCCCAAGCCCAATTCGTTTCACCCGCCGGTACGGTGCATACGGGCCTAGCGGCCATCCGCGCCGAGCTAGCAGGCTACCTGCGGCGTGGCGGCACCATGCGCATCACCACGCGGCTGGTGCTGGAGTTTGAGGGCTTCGCGCTGCTGCGCTCCGAATGGGAGCTAATCTATGAACACGTGCCAGGCCAGTCAGTCATCTTGCGTGGCGAGGGCCTGGAAGTAGGCCGCCGGCAGGCCAATGGCGTCTGGCAATTCGTGGTGGACCAGCCGTTCGGGCCGGGGTGAGATTCAACCAGCATTCGGGGAAGCTGCTGGCTGCGGTGGGGCCCCGAAGAGCTGACGTTATGGAAGAGCACATGACAAGAAAGCAATGTTGGCTCGTTTGCACGCTTTCAAATAGCTTTTCAAGCGTCGATCGAATTGCCTCATCATGCTGTGTCTGGCGCTCCTTTGGCTGTGGGGCCTCACACATCCAGCAACGCCCGCGTACCGCCAAATAGCACGTCCTGCACGGCGTCCGAAGCCAGAAAATCGTGCGGGAAGCCCAGCTCAATCGTACTCACCTTATCCAGCCGCCGCACCTGCTCCTCACTGAGCCGCACCTCCGTGGCACCCAGGCTGTCTTGCATCTGCGCCACGGTGCGGGGCACCACGTGGCCATCGGGGCGCTGCATGGTCCAGCGTACGGCGGCCTGGGCCGGGGTGCAGCCGATTTCCTGTGCCACCGCTACTACCTCCCGCACGATGCTGGGGCTCCGCTCGTTGCGGCGGGCACTGTTTTCGGCCACGCGGCCGGTTTCACCCTGCAAGTACTTGCCGGTAAGGGCTCCGCCAGCCAGGGGCGCCCAGGGCGTGATGCTCAGGCCAAAGGCGCGGGCCATGGGCAGCAGGTCGCGCTCCGGAGGAGGCTGTACTCCACTTGCAAGGCCGAAAAGGGCGTCCAGCCGCGCAGCTAGGCCAGAGTGTTGGCCTGGGCCACAATCCAGGCTGGCGTGTCGGACACACCCAGGTGCAGGATTTAACCGGCTCGTACTTGGTCGTCGAGGGCGCGCATCACATCTTCCACGGGCGTGGTTGAATCCCAGGCATGAAGCCAGTACAGGTCGATGTAGTCGGTGCCGAGGCGCAGGAGGCTGGCGTCGAGGCTCTGCACCAGGTTTTTGCGGTGGTTGCCGCCCGCGTTTACGTCGCCGTGCCTGGTGAAGAGCGAGTACTTGGTAGCCAGCACGAATCGCTCCCGGTCGGGGCGGATAAACTCGCCCACAAACTTCTCGCTGGTACCCTCGGTGTAGCGGTTGGCTGTGTCGATGAAGTTGCCGCCGGCTTCAGCAAAGGCTTCAAATATCTTGTGGCTTTCGTCTTTGCTGGCACCCCAGCCCCATTCTTCGCCAAAAGTCATGGTGCCAAGGCACAATTCCGAAACACGCAGGCCGGAGCGACCGAGAAGCTGGTAACGCATAGGGAGTGAACAAGTCATGTGGACAGTAGTAGCGTAACAGCCGCGCGGCCAAAATGTCTGCGGCAACGGCAGCGGTGCGTAAACCCTTCGCTTGCCCAGCGAGTTATGCATACGTTCGTTTGTTGCGAATACCAGCTGTTTTCTGCCATGAACCGCCGCACCTTTCTGCGCTCCGGAACCGCCATGACGGCGCTAGTGCCCTTGCTGCCGGGCGCCGATGAGCCCCGGCCAGCCGCGCCGGCCAAAGCGGCGCGCTTCACTTCCAACCCCGATCTGCCCACCCTGCTGCCGCCCGCCCGCTGGCCCGGCACGCCCTTGGATGCCGAAGGCCGGTTTCAAAACCACGAGTTTCCGTACCGCACGCCCGGCGGGCAGGTGCTGAAGTGGATGCTACAGCGCAACCCCCAGCGCGAAGAGAAGAAAGCCGACCCGTTCCAGGTGCCCATCGTGGAGGGCGCGGAGTTTCTGGCTATGAAAGACGATGTGGTGGTATGGCTGGGGCACGCCTCGTTTTTCGTGCGGCTGGGTGGCATCAACGTGCTGATTGACCCCGTCTTCGGGGCCCCGCCTTTCGGCAAGCGCCTGTCCCGGCTGCCGCTGGACCCGGCCCGCTTCACTGGCCTCGACTACGTGCTCGTCTCCCACGCCCACTACGACCATTGCGACAAAGACTCCTTGCAGCAGCTGCACCGCCAGAACCCGCGGGCCCGCCTGCTCACGGGCCTGGGCATGCCGGCGCTGCTGCGCCGCTGGCTGCCGGAAGCCGACCTACAAGCGGCCGGCTGGTACCAGCAGTACCGCACCGACGAGCGGCTGCGTATCACCTTCGTGCCCTCCCGCCATTGGTCTAACCGCAGCCTCTCCGACGTGAACGAGACGCTGTGGGGCGGCTTTGTGCTACAGGGCGGCGGGCGGCAGGTGTACTTCAACGGCGACTCCGGCTACGGCTCCCACTACCGCGACATCGGCCAGCTGTTTCCCGGCCTCGACGTGGCGTTGCTCGGGGCCGGCGCCTACGCCCCGCGCTGGTTTATGGCCCCCAATCACCAGGACCCCGCCCAGGCCGTGCAGGCCTTCCACGACCTCGGGGCCCGCACCCTGGTGCCCATGCACTACGGCACCTTCGACCTGTCGGACGAGCCGCCGGGTGAGCCGGTGCGCCATCTGCACGAGCTGGCGGCTGGGGGCAAGCTGCGCGGGCAGCTGCGGGTGCTGGGAGCCGGGGAGGTAGTGCGCCCCGGTGCCTGACCTGGCCGCCCCCTACCATACCACAACGCGGGGCCACGCTTTCTTCCGGCCCGCCGCGAAAGAGAAGCTGGAGGAAGGCGTAGCCCCGCGTCGCGGCAGAGAGTGAACGTCTGGCTTACTGACTTACGACCAGGCTACGTACCAGCTGCCGGGCGCCGGCCACTACCCGCACAGTATACAGGCCCGCGGCCAGGCCGGCCGTGTTCAGGGGCAGCAGGTTGGTGCCGGGCGTGGTGGCCAGGGTATGCGCCCACACCTGCGCCCCACGGCTGTCTACCACCGTTAGCTGCACGGGCTGGGCCGTGGGCACCGTAAGCCGGATGGTGCAGCTGCCCGTGGCCGGATTCGGAAATACGTCGCCGGGCAGCTGGCTGGCTGAGGCGGTGCCGCCCAGCGTTACGCCCGACGGCTTCCACACCCGCACCCAATCGACCTGCGAGATGATGGGCCCGCTGAAGTTGTCGCTGTTGCCGAACCAGGCGCCGTTGTCCTTGCGCACCTCATCGGAAAGGATAAGTACGCCGGCCTCGTCCACCACGTTTTTAGTAATGGAACCCGGCTGCAACACGCCGTCGATGTAGAGCGTGACCTTATTTGCTTCCCACAGCACGCCGTAGGTGTGGAAGTCACTGGTCCAGTTGCCGGTTTTGCTGAAAGTCTGGTTGCCCAGGCCCGGCATGTGCGAAGTGGTAGCTACCACGCCCCCGCGTCCGCCAAACTCGGCAAAATCTATTTCCTTGAAGGGCTCAGCGCTGGGCTTGCTCAGTGGGAAGGCCCAGAAACAGGGGTCGTTGCCGGGTGAGCTGGCCGGCTTCATGCGCACCTCGAAATAGCCGTACTTCTGCATGAAGCCAGTATTCCGGATGCTGGTCGTCACCACCCCCGAGGTAAAGGTTTTGCCGCGGGTGGTCTTACGCTCGGTCTTGATGTGCAATTTGCCGTCCTGCACGTACACGTTGGCGTCTTCGTAGGCCGTGCCCATGCGGTCCTGGTAGGTGCAGCCCAGTTCGTTGCCGTTGCCGCAGGCCCAGCGCTTGGCCCACTTGCCCGCATCAAACGTGTCGAAGTTGTCCTCGAACGTCTTGGTCCAGGAGCCGGTACCGGCCGGGGGGCCACTGACGGCCGCCGTCTGGGCCCGCAGGGGCACTGCTGTGGCAGCCGCCAACACCACTGCCGCGAAGGCGCGGCCGGCGCAGCGCCAGGCAACCATCGACCAAGCTGTAGGGGGTACACAAGTTGTTTTCATAAAAAAGCTGATATAAGTGCAAGAAAATCAGGTCCTAACAAGGAGCTGACGGCTAAATGTACAAACCGCCGCCAATTCATCCTCACATACGAGAAAGCCGTTTGTGGCGGCAGCAGGATGGGGCAGGGGTGCGCACCGGCGGCGACGCAAAAGCCCCCGCGCTGGACAACAAGGGGCAACGGCTTTACCCGCGGGCTTCCCTGGCACCCAGCTGCTGTTCCACCCAGCCGGCAATCAGCTCTTCTATCACCGCGGCGCCGGCCGTGTTCAGGTGCAGGTTGTCGGTGAGGAAGCGGCAGCCGTGGCCGGCGGCTATCTGGTCCCAGCTCTGGCCCAGGCCGTAGTGCTGCACCACGGCCAGCCGGATTAGCCGGGTGGTTTGCTCGAAGCGCACCCGCGGGTGGCTGGGCTGCTGGTGCAGAAGCTCCTGCAGCCGCTCCCGCAGGGACAGGTAGGTGGCGCCTTCGGCCTGGGCTACTTCCCGGATAATGGCGCAGTAGTGGTCGGCGCGGCGGTTGGCTTCGTGGTGCAGGTCCTCCCCCAGGGGCGGCAACGACAGCACCGCCACCCGCGCTGTGGTTTCCTGGCGCAGGCGGCGCAGCAGCTGCGTCAGGTTCTGGCGGTAAGCTTCCGGCGAAGGCTGTTCCGCCGGGGTTAGCTTGCCGAGGCGCCGGTAGTGGCGCAGCTGGCCGGGGCCCAGGGTGGCATTCACGTCGTTGGTGCCGATGAGCAGCGACACAAAATCGGGGCGGGCGGCCACCACGTCATCGAGGCGCCGGAGCAGGGTGTGGGTGAGGTCGGCGTTGATGCCGGCGTTCAGCACCTCTACCCCGGCCGGTGCCAGGCGGGCGGCCAGCGGCGCTACGTAGCTGGCGCTCATGTTGCCGTGGGTAAGCGAGTCGCCGGCGCACACCAGGCGCCGCGTGCCGGGCGCGGCGGCCGGCACGGGTGGGCGGGGGTAGTGGGCATCGGGGCGTAGCAGGCGGCGCTCGGCCCAGGCACTGAGGGCTAGCAGCCCGGCCCCGGCGGTGCCCACGCCCAGCAGAATAGGTAGCAGCATACGAAACAGCAGAAGAAGCCGAAAATCAGGTGTAGTTTACGAAGAAACCACCGGCCTTCTCTTCTACTCTCTGCTTATGGCGGCTGCCCAAACTGTCCTGATTACCGGCTGCGCCCACGGCATCGGGC
This region of Hymenobacter sp. YIM 151500-1 genomic DNA includes:
- a CDS encoding aldo/keto reductase — protein: MRYQLLGRSGLRVSELCLGTMTFGEEWGWGASKDESHKIFEAFAEAGGNFIDTANRYTEGTSEKFVGEFIRPDRERFVLATKYSLFTRHGDVNAGGNHRKNLVQSLDASLLRLGTDYIDLYWLHAWDSTTPVEDVMRALDDQVRAG
- a CDS encoding class I SAM-dependent rRNA methyltransferase, producing the protein MPASVTLKPGKDQSLRRRHPWVFSGAIARLQGEVVEGEVVTVLAAGGETLGVGHYAPGSIAVRMLDFGPAAQLPTAAFWQERLRNAYQLRQGLGLTGTGTTDVYRLAHAEGDGLPGLIIDVYGNTAVVQAHSAGMYRARPLIAEALQQVIPGLRAIYDKSAETVPQKAAPGAQNGYLFGQSSGQEHVVHENGTPFVVDWETGQKTGFFIDQRDNRSLLARYAPGRRVLNTFCYTGGFSSYALRAGAELVHSVDSSKRAIELTERNAALTGLDGKHEAYAQDVFSFLKDRHNQYDLIVLDPPAFAKHLSARHNALMGYKRLNVAGIRQIAPGGLLFTFSCSQVVSMELFEGAVLAAAIEAGRPARILHRLTQPADHPVSLFHPEGEYLKGLVLAVE
- a CDS encoding YybH family protein, yielding METTEPTSNLLRLPQQPHELHKYYAAAFNTGDVEQVLRLFEPQAQFVSPAGTVHTGLAAIRAELAGYLRRGGTMRITTRLVLEFEGFALLRSEWELIYEHVPGQSVILRGEGLEVGRRQANGVWQFVVDQPFGPG
- a CDS encoding aldo/keto reductase; amino-acid sequence: MARAFGLSITPWAPLAGGALTGKYLQGETGRVAENSARRNERSPSIVREVVAVAQEIGCTPAQAAVRWTMQRPDGHVVPRTVAQMQDSLGATEVRLSEEQVRRLDKVSTIELGFPHDFLASDAVQDVLFGGTRALLDV
- a CDS encoding DJ-1/PfpI family protein, coding for MNIVIYLYHGITALDAVGPYEILSRLPQANVQFVGTQKGVIVTDTHFLKLVADYELAEIDRADILVVPGSTVAFVRETKNQALLAWIQRIHTTTTWTTSVCTGSLILGAAGLLRGLPATSHWAARPLLAEYGAVPTAARYVIEGKIITAAGVSAGLDMALGLVGKLCGADRAQAQQLLVEYDPQPPYQSGNAERAAANTVDWSRSLLAKDARKDLTLWDVVRHAQALLKLKKAR
- a CDS encoding beta propeller repeat protein, with amino-acid sequence MKRPSLHFGLLLAALLGSAGAHAQTVLFAGGKSFRTHESPCIAMSADEGKTWNLVFEGARKNMDNPSWVTGLAYGGGKLVAVTNYGVVLTSADKGKTWTAQDVKTPLRLNNGFNGVAYGGGMFLAAGSEDALAYSLDGVTWDRLGSNWQSGQAGAASQATNQAKDAARAKIGALAGGKLGGLGAGLAKAKAATQAAGAAAPGAPQYQTNVDPGEKTMYTHTYGVDFIDGKFYLTGNFGRVAVFVPENGKPKRVSVAHVKEQLTSALRDAASNGKGTIVAFADGMMKSATSTDGGQTWEENFDAPQLVGGGYGNGRFVGVSRFGDVATSTDGKTWKSTNIGGIRDGGSLEDAVYTGKTWVLCGDDNCTWYSPDGQKWTRTNSDKLYLKRIIAVK
- a CDS encoding tetratricopeptide repeat protein — translated: MKALLVFVQLLVAGATLAQPAATLARLHRRLAATAPTDTSRVRMLDSLAIAYQQVQFDSAWTYATRAYELAQSLNDQRGLFGAYKQLGILNGIRGNDEASLRLFLAQLRLADKVPGKARFKPAILSNIAHSYFSLGRYDQALAMLHQARRLDELARDTVGVLSGLGNIAEVQMTQGQAHLALQTITQALALRRRYSGPRDWTLDVQMASALLRAGRPAAARDTCLAILPHLQRGRLIDHLAHTYNCLLKAYHQLGQPAAAEQAGQAALAYARQAGQLSLQRDVLETLAELAADQQNFAAAYRRRQQAGRLTDSLTRASNAKTVQDLQFRYETERKEAQIRALAQEARSRRWQVVLWSGVAVLGLVAAALLYRSKRLQNKVFRQREQLLEQQREQSEARRQLQEAARAALQLQLDSNQRELASATLYAQQKTKLLEDLTARLEALARRVPEPQREPVADMKKAIRQHLQVGDDWEKVTLHFEKIHPQFFEQLRQQHPSLTPNDLKQCAYLKLNLTNKDIANLLNIEPNSVKIAHYRIKKKLGLPEESNLRDYILSV
- a CDS encoding MBL fold metallo-hydrolase; this translates as MHTFVCCEYQLFSAMNRRTFLRSGTAMTALVPLLPGADEPRPAAPAKAARFTSNPDLPTLLPPARWPGTPLDAEGRFQNHEFPYRTPGGQVLKWMLQRNPQREEKKADPFQVPIVEGAEFLAMKDDVVVWLGHASFFVRLGGINVLIDPVFGAPPFGKRLSRLPLDPARFTGLDYVLVSHAHYDHCDKDSLQQLHRQNPRARLLTGLGMPALLRRWLPEADLQAAGWYQQYRTDERLRITFVPSRHWSNRSLSDVNETLWGGFVLQGGGRQVYFNGDSGYGSHYRDIGQLFPGLDVALLGAGAYAPRWFMAPNHQDPAQAVQAFHDLGARTLVPMHYGTFDLSDEPPGEPVRHLHELAAGGKLRGQLRVLGAGEVVRPGA
- a CDS encoding TetR/AcrR family transcriptional regulator, encoding MPSKADNTKQMIVEKAAPLFNTKGYAGTSMRDILAATGLTKGGVYGNFPGKDEIAAAAFAHSYGKLRAALLRAVASQATAQGRLVAVLKFYRNYTVQPVVAGGCPVMNAAVETDDAYPVLHRQVRAALAELLAGLSRLFAQGITEEALRPDLNPDQEAEYFYAQIQGGILLSQTSGDPRVLNRLLDRLRDYLERQLVR
- a CDS encoding flavin-containing monooxygenase, producing MSSSPLKICLIGAGSSGLTAAKALKEASLAFDCFEKGSALGGNWRYDNDNGLSSAYRSLHINTNRHIMSYSDFPMPESYPMFPHHSHIIRYFEDYARHFGVDELITYNTEVTSVRPGADGTWRVATRHRSGATAEQEYRAVIVANGHHWSPRYPEPPFPGHFGGEVLHSHYYRTPDQLQGRNLVIVGIGNSAVDIACEAARLHTGRVTVSTRSGAYILPNWLWGRPFDSLASPLVSRLPLGVQRLVLRAALWLAHGNQENYGVPRPRRPLLQEHPTLSQDLLNLAGRGLIQFKPNIRELQGHQILFEDGTTEPADLLLYATGYKVSFPFFDQEFLNVEEQNNLELYRRVVHPDHPGLYFLAFVQPLGAIMPLAEVQARWIARLLTGHCRLPSREAMLRSIEADKQALRRRYSQSPRHTMQVDFYPYKELIEREMRQHVVK